One part of the Gossypium raimondii isolate GPD5lz chromosome 1, ASM2569854v1, whole genome shotgun sequence genome encodes these proteins:
- the LOC105785660 gene encoding LOW QUALITY PROTEIN: protein PLANT CADMIUM RESISTANCE 2 (The sequence of the model RefSeq protein was modified relative to this genomic sequence to represent the inferred CDS: deleted 1 base in 1 codon) → MASLNPSGYEKFGSPPKQGKEAATTGIPLSSSNQYFNESCETNTRLQTKTRVPWSSGLCDCFSDWRNCCITCWCPCVTFGQIAEIVDKGSSSCGVNGALYTLIACVTGCACCYSCFYRSKMGQQYMLKKHPCGDCLVHCCCEYCALCQEYRELKTRGYDLSIGWHGNMEKRSREVAMTPIPPVVEDGMSR, encoded by the exons ATGGCGTCCCTTAACCCAAGTGGGTATGAAAAGTTC GGTTCACCACCGAAGCAAGGCAAAGAAGCAGCCACAACTGGGATTCCACTTAGCTCCTCAAACCAATACTTCAACGAGAGTTGTGAGACCAATACCCGTCTTCAGACTAAAACTCGAGTCCCTTGGTCTTCAGGGCTCTGCGACTGCTTCTCTGATTGGAGAAACT GTTGCATCACATGTTGGTGCCCTTGCGTAACTTTTGGCCAGATTGCCGAGATAGTAGATAAAGGATCATCCT CATGTGGAGTGAATGGAGCACTTTACACGCTCATAGCATGTGTGACAGGCTGTGCATGTTGCTACTCCTGTTTTTACCGATCCAAAATGGGGCAACAGTACATGCTGAAGAAACACCCTTGCGGGGATTGCCTCGTCCATTGCTGCTGCGAGTACTGCGCCTTGTGCCAAGAGTATCGCGAGCTTAAAACCCGTGGCTACGACTTATCCATAG GATGGCATGGAAATATGGAAAAGCGGAGTCGTGAAGTGGCAATGACGCCAATCCCACCAGTGGTGGAAGATGGCATGAGCCGATGA
- the LOC105785662 gene encoding protein PLANT CADMIUM RESISTANCE 2: MYPIEHPQWPPAPYHYGQPAPPPFAPVADPNQQMRNQNYYMHPAGKVLWSTGLCDCCYDIPNCIITCFCPCITFGQIAEIVDNGSVSCLASGVLYSIIFWMSGLACMYSCFYRSRMRNQYMLAETPYPDWCLHLCCEVCALCQEYRELKNRGFNMNIGWHANMENMRNRAMQMSMPPVVEDGMKR, encoded by the exons ATGTACCCAATAGAACATCCACAATGGCCACCAGCACCTTATCATTATGGGCAACCGGCTCCACCACCTTTCGCTCCTGTTGCTGACCCAAACCAGCAAATGCGTAATCAAAACTATTACATGCACCCTGCTGGGAAAGTCCTGTGGTCCACAGGACTCTGTGATTGCTGCTATGATATTCCGAACT gtATCATCACATGTTTTTGTCCTTGCATCACCTTTGGACAGATTGCTGAGATTGTCGATAATGGATCAGTCT CATGCCTAGCAAGTGGAGTTCTGTACTCAATAATATTTTGGATGTCGGGGCTAGCTTGTATGTACTCATGCTTCTATCGCTCAAGAATGAGGAATCAATACATGTTGGCAGAGACACCGTACCCAGATTGGTGCCTTCATCTTTGCTGCGAGGTCTGCGCCTTGTGTCAAGAATACCGCGAGCTCAAAAACCGTGGCTTCAATATGAACATTG GATGGCATGCGAACATGGAGAATATGCGAAATCGTGCTATGCAAATGTCGATGCCTCCGGTGGTGGAAGATGGGATGAAACGATAA